Proteins encoded together in one Deltaproteobacteria bacterium window:
- a CDS encoding alpha/beta fold hydrolase, with product MKTLVRDGVRLCYSESGTDAAPIVFVHGWCCDSSYFAPQAAHFSARHRVVSIDQRGFGASDKPAQDYTIEGFADDLAWICSELGLERPALV from the coding sequence ATGAAGACACTCGTTCGCGACGGCGTGCGGCTCTGCTACAGCGAATCCGGAACCGACGCCGCGCCGATCGTCTTCGTGCACGGCTGGTGCTGCGACTCGAGCTACTTTGCGCCGCAGGCCGCGCACTTCTCGGCTCGACACCGAGTCGTGTCGATCGACCAGCGCGGCTTCGGTGCCAGCGACAAGCCCGCGCAGGACTACACGATCGAGGGCTTCGCCGACGATCTGGCCTGGATCTGCTCCGAGCTCGGACTCGAGCGCCCGGCGCTGGTTTT